Proteins found in one Pieris napi chromosome 11, ilPieNapi1.2, whole genome shotgun sequence genomic segment:
- the LOC125053821 gene encoding uncharacterized protein LOC125053821 isoform X3, whose translation MWWGGASPGLLRRRYSVPETIMRKYRLAQQRSEWEEESARESAPACGRCTGECGGVAGGDMRKSALLRVWGRAEPSRCRCGATRSLDGSRCELRQSSRCVTPKRPRLDALSRSPDPTLRLTSSAYSNKSTKSSETALFSTDTSSNFRQKILPNPTDAFSEEYSFTEPSEPTSIPTAKEIPIRTTELREVSSSGSHIDGRVSEDTLNAENDDCNILPYNQPLSIDTQQYEILEIVVSETLNVQQSRDLNYEGVSSPVRNTTIRSKKIPNINIDEYVSNILVESLNSLTDQLESINASMGYDKRLNIVEKEIKVKLQNTGVNTIVHLSPTSNNQIIFGNEELCNNDGRLEIENDVRNESSVHIRDSALSVETNNNLTSAESLRDNNGNGDRQEPDGLLTVTNNESVNKAILQQIQKLFKDEFKKSGDDERISHIQTSNIDIDLNKNIGTHTSSGSNNSATSITQMPSNSKSLEVLGGVGARNYYEEVEENTLIPRLSALPHSDSMEVNTSSSDDTDMLGSECASLVDSLDDPNSPRCAFLRRSRASIHRTDLVRSAIDVLDLLPENAQNDDHSPKEKGESFFVRIKDGDCDCEKENLIVADHMPETIKQRLFRRHRKREQRMECVKRTKVKQLRRDVRNKENEDYKYRKEIEKECFAIVNALIDDVIAKIVQNEYKNLRIKQQSNNVLAAKSEENLSRKSNKKDKQSLQSIKSRMVHSQSCSEYIDKKLQKSNHQQHVKSSVDLPPTVVEPKPKRIYQKSEIYDGNKCIEILEILEYANTSQNSSDTTNSDENHNNFIIKSKKSRIPIPVYERIQRLPKTGTQKKYKNGCSRSQSPQTRERNQKTKQLLASMLFDAFAGDSGPVKDTSHRRPPVPCEPRARSNSLRFHNPFDIIPEEKSSLSMDSTGEESAGRRASAPSLADDLSIELNEKPKAQERLQTPKLPTKYLKNAGTSPMPELKQPQKHVGTATSPSRKSAATSPRRPPPAAGFEKRKSVTTQCDETLKNIKSDTESNNVRKIKSHNCLNNHTKAPQKQTRPKCEREKYKSSAQSVGCDAASEESSSSGESDAALVPPGWLATRRRRRAAPATRLGKSSSHIDLQLCRLQNLSRIVCAGEWAVTVAGSCAAALPNDVEMRLRFPDPRPSHHNPQPESPPRPAHRRFSESCTMGSERARRGSERLTLTVKKEASDSSVVASKSMKKSRDLLPELQETFRASRTDTRSSLKAVVSDSAGILPTLLASGRRLRKHQGAWR comes from the exons ATGTGGTGGGGTGGCGCATCCCCCGGCCTGCTGCGGCGCCGCTACTCCGTTCCCGAGACTATCATGAGGAA ATATCGGTTGGCTCAACAGCGCTCTGAGTGGGAAGAGGAAAGTGCGCGGGAGTCGGCGCCGGCATGTGGGCGGTGCACGGGTGAATGCGGGGGCGTCGCGGGGGGTGACATGCGAAAGTCTGCCTTATTACGAGTGTGGGGTCGCGCCGAGCCGTCGCGCTGCCGTTGTGGCGCCACGCGCTCTCTCGATGGATCCCGATGCGAGCTACGACAATCGTCACGCTGCGTTACTCCTAAACGGCCCCGTCTCGATGCTTTGTCACGCTCTCCCGATCCAACCCTAAGACTCACATCTAGTGCATATTCCAATAAATCAACTAAAAGTTCAGAAACAGCGCTATTCTCAACTGATACCAGTTCTAATTTTCGACAGAAAATTCTGCCAAATCCCACTGATGCATTTTCCGAAGAATACTCGTTCACAGAACCGTCTGAGCCCACGTCAATACCAACCGCTAAAGAGATCCCTATTAGAACCACCGAACTTCGTGAAGTGTCATCGAGTGGCAGTCATATAGATGGTCGTGTCAGCGAGGACACGCTCAACGCGGAAAATGATGATTGCAATATCCTTCCTTACAACCAGCCTCTGTCCATCGATACACAACAATATGAAATTCTTGAAATTGTGGTTTCGGAAACGCTAAACGTCCAACAGAGCCGGGATTTAAATTATGAAGGCGTGTCGAGTCCAGTCAGAAATACGACTATCAGAAGTAAGAAAATTCCAAATATCAATATCGACGAGTATGTATCTAATATATTAGTAGAAAGTTTGAATTCACTTACTGATCAATTAGAGTCAATAAACGCTTCCATGGGATATGACAAAAGGCTAAACATTGTGGAGAAAGAAATCAAAGTAAAGTTACAAAATACGGGGGTAAACACAATTGTCCACCTTAGTCCTACTTCTAATAATCAAATCATATTTGGTAATGAGGAACTCTGTAATAACGATGGGAGACTAGAAATCGAGAATGACGTGAGAAATGAGAGCAGTGTTCATATAAGAGACAGTGCATTGAGCGttgaaacaaataataacCTTACCTCAGCAGAGAGTCTTAGGGATAACAATGGCAACGGCGACCGGCAGGAACCAGACGGCTTGTTGACCGTTACAAACAATGAATCCGTTAACAAAGCAATTTTACAGCAGATACAGAAACTTTTTAAagatgaatttaaaaagagtGGGGATGATGAAAGAATTTCTCATATACAAACATCAAACATTGACATcgatttaaataagaatattggCACGCATACAAGTTCTGGGTCCAATAATTCAGCAACTTCAATAACGCAAATGCCTAGTAATTCGAAGTCCTTGGAGGTTTTAGGCGGAGTGGGTGCCAGAAATTATTACGAAGAAGTTGAAGAAAACACGTTAATTCCTAGATTATCAGCTTTACCTCACAGTGACTCCATGGAAGTGAATACGTCATCTTCTGACGACACTGATATGCTGGGGTCGGAGTGCGCCAGCCTTGTTGACAGCCTAGATGACCCCAATTCACCACGCTGTGCCTTTCTACGCCGGAGCCGCGCCTCGATCCACAGAACCGATCTTGTACGGTCAGCTATTGATGTGTTGGACCTCCTACCGGAGAATGCTCAAAATGATGATCATTCTCCCAAAGAAAAGGGTGAATCTTTTTTCGTAAGAATAAAAGATGGCGATTGTGACTGTGAAAAGGAAAATTTGATTGTAGCAGATCATATGCCAGAAACCATTAAACAGAGATTATTCAGAAGACATAGAAAACGAGAACAACGAATGGAGTGTGTTAAACGGACCAAAGTAAAACAATTGAGAAGAGATGTAAGAAACAAAGAAAACGaagattataaatatagaaaagaaATTGAGAAAGAGTGCTTTGCCATCGTTAATGCGCTCATAGATGATGTTATAGCAAAGATTGTACAAAATGAATACAAGAATTTAAGAATCAAACAGCAGTCAAATAATGTTTTAGCTGCAAAATCCGAAGAGAATTTAAGCAGAAAATCCAATAAAAAAGACAAACAATCATTGCAATCAATTAAAAGTAGAATGGTTCATTCTCAATCGTGTTCAGAATACATTGACAAGAAATTACAGAAATCGAATCATCAGCAGCATGTCAAATCTAGTGTTGATTTACCACCGACGGTCGTCGAACCGAAACCGAAAagaatttatcaaaaatctGAAATTTATGATGGCAATAAATGTATAGAAattcttgaaatattagaGTACGCAAATACTTCTCAAAATTCTTCAGATACTACAAACTCTGACGAAAATcataataactttataataaaaagcaaGAAGTCAAGAATACCTATTCCTGTTTATGAAAGAATTCAACGTTTACCAAAAACCGGcacccaaaaaaaatataaaaatggttGCTCGCGAAGTCAGTCACCTCAGACGAGGGAGAGAAATCAAAAAACCAAGCAGTTATTGGCGAGTATGCTGTTCGATGCATTTGCGGGAGATTCGGGACCGGTTAAGGACACGTCGCACCGTCGTCCACCTGTACCGTGTGAGCCCCGCGCGAGGTCCAACTCATTACGGTTTCATAATCCTTTCGATATTATACCTGAAGAGAAAAGCAGTCTGAGCATGGACTCCACGGGTGAAGAGTCCGCTGGGCGCCGAGCTTCTGCGCCCAGCCTTGCCGACGACTTGTCTATTGAGCTCAACGAAAAGCCCAAAGCACAAGAAAGACTGCAAACGCCTAAGTTGCCCACCAAATACCTCAAGAATGCCGGAACGTCTCCTATGCCGGAGCTGAAGCAGCCGCAAAAACACGTAGGCACAGCAACATCGCCAAGCCGCAAGTCAGCCGCTACCAGCCCCAGACGCCCACCACCCGCAGCAG gtTTCGAAAAACGGAAGTCGGTAACGACACAGTGTGATGAGAcgctaaaaaatataaaaagtgacACGGAATCAAATAACgtacgaaaaattaaaagtcaCAACTGTCTCAATAATCACACAAAAGCACCCCAGAAGCAAACGAGACCGAAATGCGAGCGGGAGAAGTATAAAAGTTCAGCACAAAGTGTAGGTTGCGATGCGGCGTCGGAGGAAAGCAGCAGCTCGGGTGAATCAGACGCCGCACTGGTGCCACCAGGCTGGCTTGCGACGCGTCGCCGACGCCGTGCAGCCCCTGCCACCCGTCTTGGTAAGTCATCGTCTCACATTGATTTACAACTCTGCCGGCTCCAAAATCTATCAAGGATTGTATGTGCAGGCGAGTGGGCAGTGACGGTAGCAGGCTCTTGTGCGGCCGCCCTCCCTAATGACGTCGAGATGCGACTACGTTTTCCTGATCCGCGGCCTTCCCATCACAACCCGCAACCCGAATCGCCTCCTCGGCCGGCACATCGTCGCTTCTCGGAATCCTGTACG ATGGGTAGCGAGCGGGCAAGGCGAGGCAGCGAGCGGCTTACTCTCACGGTCAAGAAGGAAGCCTCAG ATTCTTCAGTTGTTGCATCAAAGAGCATGAAGAAATCTCGAGATCTCCTACCAGAGCTGCAGGAGACATTTCGCGCTTCCCGCACTGACACACGGAGCTCCCTCAAG GCGGTTGTTTCAGACTCGGCGGGGATCCTCCCTACACTGCTGGCTTCCGGAAGAAGACTCCGCAAGCATCAG GGCGCGTGGCGATAG
- the LOC125053821 gene encoding uncharacterized protein LOC125053821 isoform X4 gives MWWGGASPGLLRRRYSVPETIMRKYRLAQQRSEWEEESARESAPACGRCTGECGGVAGGDMRKSALLRVWGRAEPSRCRCGATRSLDGSRCELRQSSRCVTPKRPRLDALSRSPDPTLRLTSSAYSNKSTKSSETALFSTDTSSNFRQKILPNPTDAFSEEYSFTEPSEPTSIPTAKEIPIRTTELREVSSSGSHIDGRVSEDTLNAENDDCNILPYNQPLSIDTQQYEILEIVVSETLNVQQSRDLNYEGVSSPVRNTTIRSKKIPNINIDEYVSNILVESLNSLTDQLESINASMGYDKRLNIVEKEIKVKLQNTGVNTIVHLSPTSNNQIIFGNEELCNNDGRLEIENDVRNESSVHIRDSALSVETNNNLTSAESLRDNNGNGDRQEPDGLLTVTNNESVNKAILQQIQKLFKDEFKKSGDDERISHIQTSNIDIDLNKNIGTHTSSGSNNSATSITQMPSNSKSLEVLGGVGARNYYEEVEENTLIPRLSALPHSDSMEVNTSSSDDTDMLGSECASLVDSLDDPNSPRCAFLRRSRASIHRTDLVRSAIDVLDLLPENAQNDDHSPKEKGESFFVRIKDGDCDCEKENLIVADHMPETIKQRLFRRHRKREQRMECVKRTKVKQLRRDVRNKENEDYKYRKEIEKECFAIVNALIDDVIAKIVQNEYKNLRIKQQSNNVLAAKSEENLSRKSNKKDKQSLQSIKSRMVHSQSCSEYIDKKLQKSNHQQHVKSSVDLPPTVVEPKPKRIYQKSEIYDGNKCIEILEILEYANTSQNSSDTTNSDENHNNFIIKSKKSRIPIPVYERIQRLPKTGTQKKYKNGCSRSQSPQTRERNQKTKQLLASMLFDAFAGDSGPVKDTSHRRPPVPCEPRARSNSLRFHNPFDIIPEEKSSLSMDSTGEESAGRRASAPSLADDLSIELNEKPKAQERLQTPKLPTKYLKNAGTSPMPELKQPQKHVGTATSPSRKSAATSPRRPPPAAGFEKRKSVTTQCDETLKNIKSDTESNNVRKIKSHNCLNNHTKAPQKQTRPKCEREKYKSSAQSVGCDAASEESSSSGESDAALVPPGWLATRRRRRAAPATRLGKSSSHIDLQLCRLQNLSRIVCAGEWAVTVAGSCAAALPNDVEMRLRFPDPRPSHHNPQPESPPRPAHRRFSESCTMGSERARRGSERLTLTVKKEASGYFYYIPPQTMHTASNIALSNDEKSSKYIHPSAK, from the exons ATGTGGTGGGGTGGCGCATCCCCCGGCCTGCTGCGGCGCCGCTACTCCGTTCCCGAGACTATCATGAGGAA ATATCGGTTGGCTCAACAGCGCTCTGAGTGGGAAGAGGAAAGTGCGCGGGAGTCGGCGCCGGCATGTGGGCGGTGCACGGGTGAATGCGGGGGCGTCGCGGGGGGTGACATGCGAAAGTCTGCCTTATTACGAGTGTGGGGTCGCGCCGAGCCGTCGCGCTGCCGTTGTGGCGCCACGCGCTCTCTCGATGGATCCCGATGCGAGCTACGACAATCGTCACGCTGCGTTACTCCTAAACGGCCCCGTCTCGATGCTTTGTCACGCTCTCCCGATCCAACCCTAAGACTCACATCTAGTGCATATTCCAATAAATCAACTAAAAGTTCAGAAACAGCGCTATTCTCAACTGATACCAGTTCTAATTTTCGACAGAAAATTCTGCCAAATCCCACTGATGCATTTTCCGAAGAATACTCGTTCACAGAACCGTCTGAGCCCACGTCAATACCAACCGCTAAAGAGATCCCTATTAGAACCACCGAACTTCGTGAAGTGTCATCGAGTGGCAGTCATATAGATGGTCGTGTCAGCGAGGACACGCTCAACGCGGAAAATGATGATTGCAATATCCTTCCTTACAACCAGCCTCTGTCCATCGATACACAACAATATGAAATTCTTGAAATTGTGGTTTCGGAAACGCTAAACGTCCAACAGAGCCGGGATTTAAATTATGAAGGCGTGTCGAGTCCAGTCAGAAATACGACTATCAGAAGTAAGAAAATTCCAAATATCAATATCGACGAGTATGTATCTAATATATTAGTAGAAAGTTTGAATTCACTTACTGATCAATTAGAGTCAATAAACGCTTCCATGGGATATGACAAAAGGCTAAACATTGTGGAGAAAGAAATCAAAGTAAAGTTACAAAATACGGGGGTAAACACAATTGTCCACCTTAGTCCTACTTCTAATAATCAAATCATATTTGGTAATGAGGAACTCTGTAATAACGATGGGAGACTAGAAATCGAGAATGACGTGAGAAATGAGAGCAGTGTTCATATAAGAGACAGTGCATTGAGCGttgaaacaaataataacCTTACCTCAGCAGAGAGTCTTAGGGATAACAATGGCAACGGCGACCGGCAGGAACCAGACGGCTTGTTGACCGTTACAAACAATGAATCCGTTAACAAAGCAATTTTACAGCAGATACAGAAACTTTTTAAagatgaatttaaaaagagtGGGGATGATGAAAGAATTTCTCATATACAAACATCAAACATTGACATcgatttaaataagaatattggCACGCATACAAGTTCTGGGTCCAATAATTCAGCAACTTCAATAACGCAAATGCCTAGTAATTCGAAGTCCTTGGAGGTTTTAGGCGGAGTGGGTGCCAGAAATTATTACGAAGAAGTTGAAGAAAACACGTTAATTCCTAGATTATCAGCTTTACCTCACAGTGACTCCATGGAAGTGAATACGTCATCTTCTGACGACACTGATATGCTGGGGTCGGAGTGCGCCAGCCTTGTTGACAGCCTAGATGACCCCAATTCACCACGCTGTGCCTTTCTACGCCGGAGCCGCGCCTCGATCCACAGAACCGATCTTGTACGGTCAGCTATTGATGTGTTGGACCTCCTACCGGAGAATGCTCAAAATGATGATCATTCTCCCAAAGAAAAGGGTGAATCTTTTTTCGTAAGAATAAAAGATGGCGATTGTGACTGTGAAAAGGAAAATTTGATTGTAGCAGATCATATGCCAGAAACCATTAAACAGAGATTATTCAGAAGACATAGAAAACGAGAACAACGAATGGAGTGTGTTAAACGGACCAAAGTAAAACAATTGAGAAGAGATGTAAGAAACAAAGAAAACGaagattataaatatagaaaagaaATTGAGAAAGAGTGCTTTGCCATCGTTAATGCGCTCATAGATGATGTTATAGCAAAGATTGTACAAAATGAATACAAGAATTTAAGAATCAAACAGCAGTCAAATAATGTTTTAGCTGCAAAATCCGAAGAGAATTTAAGCAGAAAATCCAATAAAAAAGACAAACAATCATTGCAATCAATTAAAAGTAGAATGGTTCATTCTCAATCGTGTTCAGAATACATTGACAAGAAATTACAGAAATCGAATCATCAGCAGCATGTCAAATCTAGTGTTGATTTACCACCGACGGTCGTCGAACCGAAACCGAAAagaatttatcaaaaatctGAAATTTATGATGGCAATAAATGTATAGAAattcttgaaatattagaGTACGCAAATACTTCTCAAAATTCTTCAGATACTACAAACTCTGACGAAAATcataataactttataataaaaagcaaGAAGTCAAGAATACCTATTCCTGTTTATGAAAGAATTCAACGTTTACCAAAAACCGGcacccaaaaaaaatataaaaatggttGCTCGCGAAGTCAGTCACCTCAGACGAGGGAGAGAAATCAAAAAACCAAGCAGTTATTGGCGAGTATGCTGTTCGATGCATTTGCGGGAGATTCGGGACCGGTTAAGGACACGTCGCACCGTCGTCCACCTGTACCGTGTGAGCCCCGCGCGAGGTCCAACTCATTACGGTTTCATAATCCTTTCGATATTATACCTGAAGAGAAAAGCAGTCTGAGCATGGACTCCACGGGTGAAGAGTCCGCTGGGCGCCGAGCTTCTGCGCCCAGCCTTGCCGACGACTTGTCTATTGAGCTCAACGAAAAGCCCAAAGCACAAGAAAGACTGCAAACGCCTAAGTTGCCCACCAAATACCTCAAGAATGCCGGAACGTCTCCTATGCCGGAGCTGAAGCAGCCGCAAAAACACGTAGGCACAGCAACATCGCCAAGCCGCAAGTCAGCCGCTACCAGCCCCAGACGCCCACCACCCGCAGCAG gtTTCGAAAAACGGAAGTCGGTAACGACACAGTGTGATGAGAcgctaaaaaatataaaaagtgacACGGAATCAAATAACgtacgaaaaattaaaagtcaCAACTGTCTCAATAATCACACAAAAGCACCCCAGAAGCAAACGAGACCGAAATGCGAGCGGGAGAAGTATAAAAGTTCAGCACAAAGTGTAGGTTGCGATGCGGCGTCGGAGGAAAGCAGCAGCTCGGGTGAATCAGACGCCGCACTGGTGCCACCAGGCTGGCTTGCGACGCGTCGCCGACGCCGTGCAGCCCCTGCCACCCGTCTTGGTAAGTCATCGTCTCACATTGATTTACAACTCTGCCGGCTCCAAAATCTATCAAGGATTGTATGTGCAGGCGAGTGGGCAGTGACGGTAGCAGGCTCTTGTGCGGCCGCCCTCCCTAATGACGTCGAGATGCGACTACGTTTTCCTGATCCGCGGCCTTCCCATCACAACCCGCAACCCGAATCGCCTCCTCGGCCGGCACATCGTCGCTTCTCGGAATCCTGTACG ATGGGTAGCGAGCGGGCAAGGCGAGGCAGCGAGCGGCTTACTCTCACGGTCAAGAAGGAAGCCTCAGGTTATTTTTACTACATTCCACCACAGACTATGCACACGGCATCTAATATAGCGTTAAGCAACGACGAAAAAAGTTCAAAGTACATACACCCTTCTGCAAAGTG A